The genomic segment GAATGGGATAATGAAAATCAAGGACTTCTCTTTTAACTTACCCCCCGCACAGGTGGCACAGCATCCCCCGGAGACAAGAGGCACCGCCAGGCTGATGGTTATGAACCGCCGGACCGGGGCGCTCAAACACATGAATATGCAGGATTTTCCCGACCTGATTGAAAAAGGAACCCTGGTGGTCTTTAACAATTCGAGAGTCAGAAAAGCCCGTGTCTTTGCACAATCTGAATTTGGCGGAAA from the Oceanispirochaeta sp. genome contains:
- a CDS encoding S-adenosylmethionine:tRNA ribosyltransferase-isomerase; this translates as MKIKDFSFNLPPAQVAQHPPETRGTARLMVMNRRTGALKHMNMQDFPDLIEKGTLVVFNNSRVRKARVFAQSEFGG